A section of the Kribbella sp. HUAS MG21 genome encodes:
- a CDS encoding dipeptide ABC transporter ATP-binding protein, which yields MSETLLQVRDLKMHFPIKEAAGLGRTKKVVQAVDGVTFDLKAGASLGLVGESGCGKSTTGRMITRLLTPTSGQILFKGTDIAQLKERELRPFRRELQIVFQDPYSSLNPRQTVSNIISTPLRVHNLVPKGKELARVQELLERVGLNPEHHNRYPNEFSGGQRQRIGIARALAVEPEVIIADEPVSALDVSIQAQVMNLLEELRKDLGIAFVFIAHDLGVVRHFCDEVAVMYLGKIVEQGPRDQIYNAPQHPYTQALLSAAPDLGTIRGVPPKERIRLVGDVPSPIDPPSGCRFRTRCWKAEDICATQEPPLELKPQSGPGHTAACHFAEPKVDLTAATA from the coding sequence ATGAGCGAAACTCTTCTGCAGGTCCGCGACCTGAAGATGCACTTCCCGATCAAGGAGGCCGCGGGCCTCGGCCGGACCAAGAAGGTCGTCCAGGCCGTCGACGGCGTGACCTTCGACCTGAAGGCCGGCGCCAGCCTCGGCCTGGTCGGCGAGTCCGGCTGCGGCAAGTCGACCACCGGCCGGATGATCACCCGGCTGCTGACCCCGACGTCGGGCCAGATCCTCTTCAAGGGCACCGACATCGCGCAGCTCAAGGAGCGGGAACTGCGCCCGTTCCGCCGGGAGCTGCAGATCGTCTTCCAGGACCCGTACAGCTCGCTGAACCCGCGGCAGACGGTCAGCAACATCATCAGTACCCCGCTGCGCGTCCACAACCTGGTCCCGAAGGGCAAGGAGCTCGCCCGGGTCCAGGAGCTGCTGGAGCGGGTCGGCCTGAACCCGGAGCACCACAACCGGTACCCGAACGAGTTCTCCGGCGGCCAGCGGCAGCGGATCGGGATCGCCCGGGCGCTCGCCGTGGAGCCCGAGGTGATCATCGCCGACGAGCCGGTGTCCGCACTCGACGTGTCGATCCAGGCGCAGGTGATGAACCTGCTCGAGGAGCTGCGCAAGGACCTCGGCATCGCGTTCGTGTTCATCGCACACGACCTCGGCGTGGTCCGGCACTTCTGTGACGAGGTCGCGGTGATGTACCTCGGCAAGATCGTCGAGCAGGGCCCCCGGGACCAGATCTACAACGCGCCGCAGCACCCGTACACGCAGGCGCTGCTGTCCGCGGCCCCGGACCTCGGCACGATCCGCGGCGTCCCGCCGAAGGAGCGGATCCGGCTGGTCGGCGACGTCCCCTCGCCGATCGACCCGCCGAGCGGCTGCCGGTTCCGGACCCGTTGCTGGAAGGCGGAGGACATCTGCGCCACGCAGGAGCCGCCGCTGGAGCTGAAGCCGCAGTCCGGCCCGGGCCACACGGCCGCCTGCCACTTCGCGGAGCCGAAGGTCGACCTGACCGCCGCCACCGCCTGA
- a CDS encoding ABC transporter ATP-binding protein — translation MAEDAATPADAPAAAAKRGPSVATRERRQGATNPSGETPYLVVEDLAVKFPTADGLVSAVNGLSYSVPLGRTLAIVGESGSGKSVSSMAVMGLHDRKRTRITGSIRLDGDEIIGLSENDLMKIRGDAVSMVFQDPQSSLHPLYTVGNQLVEAYRVHHKVTKDVAKKRALEMLDLVGIPNPPRRFAQYPHEFSGGMRQRAMIAMSLINDPKLVIADEPTTALDVTVQAQILDLLNNLQKEFGSAIVLITHDLGVVAEMADDVLVMYAGRCVEYGTAEDVLANPRMPYTWGLLESIPTVSAANEKLRPIKGLPPSLLNLPSGCSFNPRCPYKERVKGELCTTDLPELLPVDGAGAHTSRCHLHDKASVYEAEVAPRLG, via the coding sequence ATGGCTGAAGACGCAGCCACCCCGGCCGACGCCCCCGCGGCCGCCGCCAAGCGCGGCCCGTCGGTCGCCACCCGGGAGCGCCGTCAGGGCGCCACCAACCCCAGCGGCGAGACGCCGTACCTGGTGGTCGAGGACCTGGCCGTGAAGTTCCCGACCGCCGACGGGCTGGTCAGCGCCGTGAACGGCCTGAGCTACTCGGTGCCGCTCGGCCGGACGCTGGCGATCGTCGGCGAGTCCGGCTCCGGCAAGTCGGTGTCGAGTATGGCCGTGATGGGCCTGCACGACCGCAAGCGGACCCGGATCACCGGGTCGATCCGGCTCGACGGCGACGAGATCATCGGCCTCAGCGAGAACGACCTGATGAAGATCCGCGGCGACGCGGTCTCGATGGTCTTCCAGGACCCGCAGTCGTCGCTGCACCCGCTGTACACCGTCGGCAACCAACTGGTCGAGGCGTACCGCGTGCACCACAAGGTCACCAAGGACGTCGCGAAGAAGCGCGCGCTGGAGATGCTCGACCTGGTCGGCATCCCGAACCCGCCGCGGCGCTTCGCGCAATACCCGCACGAGTTCTCCGGCGGTATGCGGCAGCGCGCGATGATCGCGATGAGCCTGATCAACGACCCGAAGCTGGTGATCGCCGACGAGCCGACCACGGCGCTCGACGTCACCGTGCAGGCGCAGATCCTGGACCTGCTGAACAACCTGCAGAAGGAGTTCGGCTCCGCGATCGTGCTGATCACCCACGACCTCGGGGTGGTCGCCGAGATGGCCGACGACGTGCTGGTGATGTACGCCGGCCGCTGCGTCGAGTACGGCACCGCCGAGGACGTGCTGGCGAACCCGCGGATGCCCTACACCTGGGGCCTGCTCGAGTCGATCCCGACGGTGTCCGCGGCGAACGAGAAGCTGCGCCCGATCAAGGGCCTGCCGCCGAGCCTGCTGAACTTGCCGAGCGGCTGCTCGTTCAACCCGCGCTGCCCGTACAAGGAGCGCGTCAAGGGCGAGCTCTGCACGACTGATCTGCCGGAACTCCTGCCGGTCGACGGCGCCGGTGCGCACACGTCCCGTTGTCACCTGCACGACAAGGCCTCGGTGTACGAGGCCGAGGTCGCGCCGCGACTGGGCTGA